A genome region from Struthio camelus isolate bStrCam1 chromosome 26, bStrCam1.hap1, whole genome shotgun sequence includes the following:
- the SIN3B gene encoding paired amphipathic helix protein Sin3b, whose translation MAAGGGGGRGGSAPRWGGGGGGRAAAQEKLPVHVEDALSYLDQVKIRFGSDPATYNGFLEIMKEFKSQSIDTPGVIRRVSQLFHEHPDLIVGFNAFLPLGYRIEIPKNGKLSIQSPLTSQVPSEPVPSTLPGSGLLLHYSQENSHNHSDCSEEFRQQLPYKEDKSQIPLESDSVEFNNAISYVNKIKTRFLDHPEIYRSFLEILHTYQKEQLNTKGRPFRGMSEEEVFTEVANLFRGQEDLLSEFGQFLPEAKRSLFTGNGPCEVNSVQKTEHEKNLEHSKKRSRPLLLRPVSGPAKKKMKLRGTKDLSVATVGKYGTLQEFSFFDKVRRVLKSQEVYENFLRCIALFNQELVSGSELLQLVTPFLGKFPELFAQFKSFLGVKELSFASPLSDRSGDGMSREIDYASCKRIGSSYRALPKTYQQPKCSGRTAICKEVLNDTWVSFPSWSEDSTFVSSKKTPYEEQLHRCEDERFELDVVLETNLATIRVLESVQKKLSRLTQEDQEKFRLDDCLGGTSEVIQRRAIYRIYGDKAPEIIESLKKNPVTAVPVVLKRLKAKEEEWREAQQGFNKIWREQYEKAYLKSLDHQAVNFKQNDTKALRSKSLLNEIESVYDEHQEQHSEGRSSSTNEPHLIFIYEDKQILEDAASLISYYVKRQPTIQKEDQATIRQIVHHFIPELFFSQPPEHNISEESTDEDRENHQGQNLDTPELRKKHVPGPPSSPLEAKATFCDVTAAEPHNALDDVYSLFFVNNNWYFFLRLHQTLCSRLLKIYRQAQKQLLEYRTEKEREKLLCEGRKEKTNDPAMELRLKQPSEVELEEYYPAFLDMVRSLLDGNIDPTQYEDTLREMFTIHAYIGFTMDKLVQNIVRQLHHLVSDDICLKVVELYLNERKRGAAGGNLSSRCVRAAKETSYQWKAERCMADENCFKVMFLQRKGQVIMTIELLDTEETQTEDPVEVQHLANYMEQYVGVEGAPNNQNDGFLLKPVFLQRNLKKFRKWQCKQVRALRSEVKSSWKRLIGVESACNVDCRFKLNTHKMMFIMNSEDYMYRRGALCRAKQVQPMVLLKHHQQFEEWHNRWLEENVTMEAVDLVQDWLMGDEDEEMVPCKTTCETVNVHGVPVNRYRVQYSRRPASP comes from the exons atggcggcggggggcggcggcggccgggggggcagcgccccgcgctggggcggcggcggcggcggccgggccgcggcgcaggAGAAGCTGCCGGTTCAC GTGGAGGATGCGCTCTCCTACCTGGACCAGGTGAAGATACGCTTCGGCAGCGACCCCGCCACCTACAACGGCTTCCTAGAGATCATGAAGGAGTTCAAGAGCCAGAG CATTGACACCCCTGGAGTAATCAGGCGTGTTTCACAGCTGTTCCATGAGCATCCCGACCTCATTGTAGGATTCAATGCTTTCCTCCCTTTGGGCTACAGAATAGAAATTCCAAAGAATGGGAAGTTAAGTATACAGTCACCACTGACTAGTCAG GTGCCCTCAGAGCCTGTTCCCAGCACTCTCCCTGGCAGCGGGCTGTTGTTGCATTACTCTCAGGAGAATTCGCACAACCATAGTGATTGTTCGGAGGAGTTTAGGCAACAGCTTCCATACAAAGAAGATAAATCCCAAATTCCTTTGGAGTCTGATTCTGTAGAATTCAATAATGCCATCAGTTATGTGAATAAGATCAAAACACGTTTCCTTGACCATCCAGAAATTTACAGATCCTTTTTAGAAATTCTTCATACTTACCAG AAAGAACAGCTGAACACTAAAGGCCGACCCTTTCGAGGCATGTCAGAGGAAGAAGTGTTTACCGAAGTAGCAAACCTGTTCCGGGGGCAGGAGGATCTGCTGTCTGAGTTTGGACAGTTCCTCCCAGAGGCTAAAAGGTCTTTG TTCACAGGAAATGGACCATGTGAAGTGAACAGTGTCCAGAAAACTGAGCATGAAAAGAATCTGGAACATAGCAAAAAGCGATCCAGACCACTGCTGTTGCGTCCTGTTTCTGGCCCAGCAAAG aagaaaatgaaactgcGAGGTACCAAAGATCTCTCAGTAGCAACAGTGGGAAAATATGGAACACTGCaagagttttccttttttgacAAG GTGCGCAGGGTGCTAAAGAGTCAGGAAGTCTACGAAAACTTTCTCCGTTGCATTGCTCTCTTCAACCAGGAGTTGGTTTCTGGCTCCGAGCTGCTTCAGTTAGTTACACCATTTTTAGG AAAATTCCCAGAACTCTTCGCACAGTTCAAGTCCTTTCTTGGTGTGAAAGAACTTTCATTTGCTTCTCCACTGAGCGACCGATCTGGGGATGGAATGAGTCGGGAAATTGATTATGCTTCCTGCAAACGCATAGGATCGAGTTACCGAGCTCTTCCAAAAACTTATCAGCAGCCAAAGTGCAGTGGAAGAACAGCCATTTGCAAGGAG GTGTTAAATGATACCTGGGTTTCATTTCCATCCTGGTCTGAAGACTCAACTTTTGTGAGCTCCAAGAAGACTCCTTATGAGGAGCAGTTGCACCGCTGTGAAGATGAACGGTTTGAG TTGGATGTTGTCTTGGAGACCAATTTAGCCACAATACGTGTGCTGGAGAGCGTGCAGAAAAAGCTGTCTCGACTGACTCAAGAGGATCAGGAGAAATTCCGACTGGATGATTGCTTGGGAGGAACTTCAGAAGTGATCCAGCGTAGGGCCATCTATCGCATCTATGGTGATAAAGCACCAGAGATCAttgaaagtcttaaaaaaaatccagttactgCAGTTCCTGTTGTTCTTAAGAG AttgaaagcaaaagaggaagaatGGCGGGAGGCCCAGCAGGGCTTCAACAAAATTTGGCGGGAGCAGTATGAAAAAGCCTACTTGAAGTCTCTTGACCACCAGGCTGTCAACTTCAAACAAAATGACACCAAAGCTTTGCGCTCCAAGAGCCTGCTGAATGAAATTGAGAGCGTCTATGACGAG CATCAGGAGCAGCATTCAGAGGGGAGAAGTTCATCCACAAATGAGCCTCATCTTATCTTTATCTATGAAGATAAGCAGATTTTGGAAGATGCAGCTTCTCTTATCAGCTACTATGTGAAACGACAGCCTACTATTCAAAAGGAGGATCAGGCAACCATTCGGCAGATAGTGCATCACTTCATACCTGAGCTCTTTTTCTCTCAGCCCCCTGAGCACAATATTTCTGAAGAATCAACAGATGAGGACAGAGAAAACCATCAGGGGCAGAACCTGGATACTCCTGAGCTACGGAAGAAACATGTGCCTGGGCCTCCAAGCAGTCCTTTGGAGGCCAAAGCAACCTTCTGTGATGTTACAGCTGCTGAGCCTCACAACGCTCTGGATGATGTTTACAGTCTGTTCTTTGTCAATAATAATTGGTATTTCTTCCTCCGCCTTCACCAGACTCTGTGCTCGAGGCTCCTAAAGATTTATCGGCAAGCTCAGAAGCAGCTTCTAGAATATCggactgaaaaagagagagagaaactcctttgtgagggaagaaaagaaaagaccaaTGATCCAGCCATGGAACTAAGACTGAAGCAACCAA GTGAAGTGGAACTGGAGGAGTACTACCCTGCATTCCTGGATATGGTGAGGAGTCTGCTGGATGGGAATATAGATCCAACACAGTACGAGGACACTCTGAGGGAGATGTTCACTATCCATGCCTATATTGGCTTTACTATGGACAAACTGGTGCAGAATATTGTCCGCCAG CTTCACCATCTAGTGAGCGATGACATCTGCTTGAAGGTTGTTGAGCTCTACTTGAACGAAAGGAAGCGAGGTGCTGCTGGAGGTAACTTATCCTCTAGGTGTGTCCGGGCAGCTAAGGAGACCAGCTATCAATGGAAGGCTGAACGTTGCATGGCAGATGAGAACTGTTTCAAG GTAATGTTCCTTCAAAGGAAAGGACAGGTGATCATGACCATTGAGCTACTGGATACGGAAGAAACCCAGACAGAAGATCCTGTGGAGGTCCAG CACCTGGCTAACTACATGGAGCAGTATGTTGGGGTAGAAGGAGCTCCAAACAACCAGAACGATGGCTTCTTATTGAAACCAGTCTTTCTGCAAAG AAACCTAAAAAAGTTCCGCAAGTGGCAATGTAAGCAAGTGAGAGCTCTTCGGAGCGAAGTGAAAAGCTCCTGGAAGAGGCTGATTGGTGTGGAAAGCGCCTGCAACGTGGACTGCCGGTTCAAGCTCAACACCCACAAAATGATGTTCATCATGAACTCGGAGGATTACATGTACAGGCGAGGAGCTCTCTGCCGAG
- the NWD1 gene encoding NACHT domain- and WD repeat-containing protein 1: MAFPVFCSRIKRPHPPFFVAIEREIEHCLLDTQQSNLGAFIILREAEDSDKQIDKGTNSELVEKEDNLDSEEKQLLSNLKVKIASHHPKHLKVHTLAYSKDSGTAQHKRSNKYLKQLCEQFTAVTKHQVLENLRYQGQIREEPERLLEELSHHAALCLENCRFFCGRQNLLDNIFHHIRQNNDKTHTALILYGPPGCGKTAVMCKLSEQVQAVLGQDTVVVIRLLGTSQLSSAIHSLLRDICLQVCLAFDLPPPPNQINQARSDLVLFLSNLLLTVSHCSTQTLVLFLDSVERLFPYDGAHRFYWLPKDCPPKVHIIISISTTEHDILKALQHTVPEAEAYFEVGPLSSEEGEEMLEILFAADRRQLSPAQQAYLWHNFPSGGQPLLFKLAFHEARKWASYTSPSELVIASTAQEAMHHLCEGLEKSHGTVLVAHALGYIASSRNGLSDMELKDILSLDDDVLSEIHHCHFPSSKSVLRLPPLHWAQLRSDMGECLAERKADGFTLLGFAHRQFVEMVQNRYLSKQDQIKRHFLLADFFKGTWSWGMKKPLVLPNFSRTLNADRKVAPQPLWFSDTVANRRKLSELPFHLLGAGRIEELKQDVLGNMNWISCKTIASGIQSVVDDFAMCTEQIDCPELHLVQNTLLLLKPAVSSIDSLEGKRLSILYTEVLARLLFLMPSYPDVIGKLCQQCVSWFSVCPYPVLIPLSGFLQPPGGPLNTTLTGFLKGVTAMALSSDYRLLVAGSQDGSVLVWNMEIIEMLHTLPGHSAEVRCVKVFGKGTCAVSAAMDHSLRIWNLTSGRAQFVIQDTHLEEQPSNCLHVDERHMIVYSSSDTKVNAWHLETAELIFQISGEATDAWMCSAVCSPRLMIMTMSEGGTLSLWNSITGELQSRRQLLGLQEEISTAGVLIQKQGKMIVGFSGGSLSMISSDGNSLLEKLPGRVGFVVASEDESILAAGFGEHVRVFLADSKGFHRLLAADLEHEGMVHTAVISPDNSIIVTGSETASIQVWSLTDQGLRTDRLDGMGAPATLLALYDCTLVSASSSAPYLKVWNLIYDQQQKTQAPVPETGCTALSHGGNYVYFTQPEERHKVIIWDTTEGAVCDTLDTSAQVRCLEIAEQNQLLFTGLVSGTVLIFPLNSRQDVACIPPPESQKPVNDIAVNKREKQLAIAYDDLVLVLDIIPADPCPVITRPTYTFYTQIPGSLVSSVAVLADYRVLYGMTSGDLFLYDCPQSAVFPLEAHRSQISCLESSHGEQWALSRSEDSLQHLWDLEFCQQEHEMHYYKPASLLKGIRCACFSKDDKYLYTGALDQSITVWDVASGALLAAQCIYTTASRMVPTADGFVATTQLGYIIHERFHCPQNASPQYNPLQNITATCTVKSRKKEGGNLSKQQYNQRSSSGNLIRTNKLSQICSVI, encoded by the exons ATGGCTTTTCCTGTGTTCTGTTCTAGAATCAAACGCCCACATCCCCCTTTTTTTGTAGCGATTGAACGGGAGATTGAACACTGTCTCCTCGATACCCAGCAGAGCAACCTGGGGGCTTTCATAATCCTCAGAGAGGCAGAGGATTCTGACAAACAAATAGACAAAGGGACAAACTCTGAGCTGGTGGAGAAAGAGGACAACCTGGACAGTGAAGAGAAACAGCTGCTCAGCAACCTTAAAGTGAAAATTGCAAGCCATCATCCCAAACACCTCAAAGTACACACACTGGCATACAGCAAAGACTCCGGGACCGCTCAGCACAAGAGGAGTAATAAATACCTGAAACAACTCTGTGAACAGTTCACTGCTGTCACTAAACACCAGGTCTTAGAGAATCTTCGATACCAAGGACAGATCAGAGAGGAGCCAGAGAGACTTCTGGAGGAGCTGAGccaccatgcagctctgtgcCTGGAGAACTGCAGATTTTTCTGTGGGAGACAGAATTTATTGGATAACATTTTTCACCATATCAGGCAGAACAATGATAAAACGCACACAGCTCTGATCCTCTATGGGCCACCAGGCTGTGGAAAAACAGCTGTGATGTGCAAACTATCTGAGCAGGTGCAAGCTGTTTTAGGGCAAGACACTGTGGTTGTGATTCGTTTGCTGGGGACATCCCAGCTCAGTTCTGCTATTCACAGCCTGCTGAGGGACATTTGTCTCCAAGTGTGCTTAGCTTTTGATTTGCCACCACCTCCAAACCAAATCAACCAGGCTCGCAGTGATTTAGTCTTGTTCCTCAGTaacctcctcctcactgtctcaCATTGCAGCACACAGACACTGGTGTTGTTCCTTGACTCTGTGGAGAGATTGTTTCCTTATGATGGTGCTCACAGATTCTACTGGCTCCCAAAAGATTGCCCCCCAAAGGTCCACATCATCATTTCCATTTCCACAACAGAGCATGATATTCTGAAAGCTCTCCAACACACTGTGCCTGAGGCTGAGGCATACTTTGAAGTAGGACCCTTATCTAGTGAGGAAGGTGAGGAGATGCTAGAGATACTCTTCGCAGCAGACAGACGGCAGCTGAGCCCCGCTCAACAGGCTTATCTCTGGCACAACTTCCCCAGTGGTGGGCAACCCCTGCTCTTTAAGCTGGCTTTCCACGAGGCCAGGAAATGGGCATCTTACACTTCACCTTCAGAACTAGTGATTGCTAGcacagcccaggaagccatgcaCCATCTGTGTGAGGGATTGGAAAAGTCACATGGCACAGTCCTTGTGGCCCATGCGCTTGGCTACATTGCTTCCTCACG AAACGGGCTGTCAGACATGGAGCTAAAGGACATTTTATCCCTTGATGATGATGTTCTTTCAGAGATTCACCACTGCCACTTTCCTTCAAGTAAAAGTGTCCtgcgccttcctcctctccactgGGCACAGCTGCGCAGTGACATGGGAGAGTGCCTGGCAGAACGGAAGGCAGATGGCTTCACCCTTCTTGGCTTTGCACACAG gcAATTTGTTGAAATGGTACAGAATCGTTATCTATCAAAACAAGACCAAATCAAGCGGCATTTTCTCCTAGCAGATTTCTTCAAGGGGACTTGGAGCTGGGGAATGAAGAAACCTCTTGTATTACCAAACTTTAGCAGGACTCTGAATGCTGACAGGAAG GTAGCCCCTCAGCCACTCTGGTTCTCTGATACTGTTGCTAATCGGAGGAAGCTGAGTGAATTGCCATTTCACTTACTTGGTGCAGGAAGAATTGAGGAGCTAAAACAGGACGTGTTGG GGAATATGAACTGGATCAGCTGTAAAACAATTGCCTCTGGAATACAGAGTGTTGTTGATGACTTTGCGATGTGTACTGAACAGATCGACTGTCCAGAATTACATCTTGTGCAGAACACTCTTCTCCTTTTGAAACCCGCAGTCAGCAGTATAGACAGCCTCGAGGGTAAGA GATTGAGTATACTATACACAGAAGTGCTGGCCAGGCTTCTTTTTCTCATGCCTTCTTACCCTGATGTGATTGGGAAGCTGTGCCAACAGTGTGTAAGCTGGTTCAGTGTCTGTCCCTATCCTGTTCTCATTCCGTTGTCTGGATTTCTCCAGCCACCCGGTGGGcccctgaacacaacgctcaccGGATTCCTCAAAG GCGTCACAGCAATGGCACTTAGTTCTGACTACAGGCTGCTGGTGGCAGGTTCCCAGGATGGCTCAGTGCTTGTCTGGAATATGGAAATTATCGAGATGCTGCACACCTTGCCTGGGCACTCTG CTGAGGTGAGGTGTGTGAAAGTGTTTGGAAAAGGAACCTGTGCTGTTTCAGCTGCCATGGATCACAGTCTGCGCATCTGGAATCTGACTTCTGGCAGAGCACAGTTTGTTATCCAGGATACCCACTTGGAAGAACAGCCTTCAAATTGCCTTCATGTGGATGAGAGGCACATGATTGTATATTCTTCCTCAGATACAAAG GTTAACGCTTGGCACCTGGAGACAGCAGAACTCATCTTCCAGATTTCTGGAGAGGCGACAGATGCGTGGATGTGTTCTGCAGTATGCAGCCCAAGGCTGATGATTATGACTATGTCTGAAGGAGGAACGCTGAGTCTGTGGAACAGCATCACCGGCGAGCTGCAATCTAGACGTCAGCTATTAGGGCTGCAGGAAGAAATATCAACTGCTGGTGTTCTCATCCAGAAGCAAGGGAAGATGATAGTGGGATTTAGTGGAGGATCTCTATCCATG ATCTCTTCTGATGGGAACAGTCTGCTAGAGAAGCTTCCTGGAAGGGTTGGCTTTGTGGTGGCATCAGAAGATGAGTCCATTCTTGCTGCAG GCTTTGGGGAACACGTGCGAGTGTTTCTGGCTGACTCAAAGGGATTCCACAGGTTGCTAGCAGCAGATTTGGAACATGAAGGAATGGTTCATACAGCTGTTATATCTCCTGACAACAGCATAATTGTTACTGGTTCTGAAACTGCATCTATCCAG GTGTGGAGTCTAACAGACCAGGGTTTGCGGACCGACAGGCTGGATGGCATGGGGGCACCAGCAACCCTCTTAGCCCTGTATGACTGCACTTTGGTCTCTGCCTCCTCCAGCGCACCATATCTAAAAGTGTGGAACCTCATTTACGATCAGCAGCAGAAAACCCAGGCACCTGTCCCAGAGACAGGCTGCACTGCACTGTCGCATGGTGGGAACTATGTCTATTTTACCCAGCCTGAAGAGAGACATAAAGTCATCATCTGGGACACCACAGAAG GTGCAGTGTGTGACACACTGGACACCTCTGCCCAAGTGAGATGCCTGGAAATAGCTGAGCAAAACCAGCTCCTTTTCACTGGGCTTGTGTCTGGAACAGTCCTTATCTTTCCACTGAATTCCAGGCAGGATGTAGCATGCATCCCACCTCCAGAGTCACAGAAACCAGTCAATGATATCGCAGTCAAcaagagagaaaagcagctggCCATAGCATATGACGATTTAGTCCTTGTGCTGGATATTATCCCTGCAGATCCAtgcccagtgatcaccaggccCACCTACACCTTTTATACCCAGATCCCTGGCTCTCTGGTTTCCAGTGTGGCTGTCCTCGCAGATTACAGAGTCCTCTACGGCATGACTAGCGGGGACTTATTCCTTTATGACTGCCCTCAATCCGCAGTATTTCCTTTGGAAGCTCACAGAAGCCAGATCTCCTGTTTGGAAAGCAGCCatggagagcagtgggcgctcaGCAGATCTGAAGATTCTCTGCAACATCTCTGGGACTTGGAGTTTTGTCAGCAGGAACATGAGATGCACTATTATAAG CCTGCGTCCCTCCTGAAAGGCATTCGCTGTGCTTGCTTCTCAAAAGATGATAAATACTTGTACACTGGAGCATTGGATCAGTCCATTACAGTCTGGGATGTTGCAAGTG GTGCCTTACTAGCCGCACAGTGCATATACACAACTGCTAGCAGAATGGTACCAACTGCAGATGGGTTTGTTGCAACAACACAACTCGGCTATATCATTCACGAGCGGTTTCACTGTCCTCAGAACGCATCTCCTCAGTATAACCCCCTCCAGAACATCACGGCAACGTGTACAGTaaaatccagaaagaaagaagggggaaacTTGAGCAAGCAACAATATAACCAAAGAAGCTCTTCTGGGAACCTGATTCGTACCAACAAGCTCTCTCAAATCTGCTCAGTGATATAA